From a single Paraburkholderia youngii genomic region:
- a CDS encoding electron transfer flavoprotein subunit beta/FixA family protein, with amino-acid sequence MKVLVGVKRVVDYNVKVRIKSDGTGVDIANVKMSMNPFDEIAVEEAVRLKEAGVVSEVVAVSCGVAQAQETLRTALAIGADRAVLIESSEDLQPLAVAKLLKALVDKEQPSLVLLGKQAIDDDSNQTGQMLAALADLPQATFASEVVVADGKATVSREVDGGAETLSLTLPAVVTTDLRLNEPRYVTLPNIMKAKKKPLQTIRPEDLGVDVTPRLKTLKVAEPPRRSAGVTVPDVKTLVEKLKTEAKVL; translated from the coding sequence ATGAAAGTGCTGGTAGGTGTAAAGCGAGTGGTCGACTACAACGTGAAGGTCCGGATCAAGTCGGACGGCACGGGTGTCGACATTGCAAACGTGAAGATGTCGATGAATCCGTTCGACGAAATCGCGGTTGAGGAAGCGGTGCGGTTAAAGGAAGCCGGCGTGGTTAGCGAGGTGGTGGCGGTTTCTTGCGGTGTTGCTCAGGCGCAGGAGACGCTGCGTACGGCGTTGGCGATAGGCGCGGACCGTGCTGTCTTGATCGAGTCATCCGAAGACCTGCAGCCACTGGCCGTTGCCAAGCTGCTCAAGGCGCTGGTCGACAAGGAACAGCCTTCGTTGGTATTGCTGGGCAAGCAGGCCATCGACGACGACTCGAACCAGACCGGGCAGATGCTCGCCGCTTTGGCTGACCTTCCGCAAGCGACGTTCGCTTCGGAGGTCGTTGTGGCTGACGGGAAGGCGACCGTGTCGCGCGAAGTGGACGGCGGAGCTGAAACGCTGTCGCTGACGCTTCCCGCCGTGGTCACCACTGATCTACGCCTGAACGAGCCGCGCTACGTGACATTGCCGAACATCATGAAGGCGAAGAAAAAGCCGCTGCAAACGATCAGGCCCGAAGACCTCGGCGTCGATGTCACGCCGCGGCTTAAAACACTGAAAGTCGCCGAGCCGCCCAGGCGTTCCGCCGGGGTGACAGTGCCGGACGTAAAGACGCTGGTCGAGAAGCTGAAGACCGAAGCGAAGGTGCTTTAG
- a CDS encoding electron transfer flavoprotein subunit alpha/FixB family protein, whose product MVSLVIAEHDNASIKAATLTTIAAAKKIGGEVHVLVAGHNAQPVVDAAANIAGVSKVLLADAPQLEVGLAENVEATVLNIAKNYSHILAPATAYGKNVAPRIAAKLDVAQISDITAVESPDTFERPIYAGNAIAIVQSADPIKVITVRSTGFDAVAAEGGSAAVEKIEAAADVGISQFVSREVTKLDRPELTSANIIVSGGRGLGSGENYTKVLEPLADKLGAAMGASRAAVDAGYVPNDYQVGQTGKIVAPQLYIAVGISGAIQHLAGMKDSKVIVAINKDKEAPIFSVADYSLVGDLFTVVPELVGSL is encoded by the coding sequence CTGGTTAGCCTGGTAATAGCAGAACACGATAATGCGTCGATCAAGGCAGCGACGCTGACTACCATTGCAGCGGCGAAGAAGATCGGCGGTGAAGTTCACGTGCTGGTCGCGGGTCACAATGCGCAGCCCGTGGTCGACGCGGCAGCGAACATCGCGGGCGTTAGCAAAGTATTGCTGGCCGATGCGCCGCAACTCGAAGTGGGCCTCGCGGAAAACGTCGAAGCGACGGTGCTGAATATCGCAAAGAACTATTCGCACATCCTGGCTCCGGCCACCGCCTACGGCAAGAACGTCGCGCCGCGTATCGCCGCGAAGCTCGACGTCGCTCAGATCAGCGACATCACCGCAGTCGAGTCACCCGATACGTTCGAGCGTCCGATCTACGCGGGCAACGCCATTGCGATCGTGCAATCGGCTGATCCGATCAAGGTCATCACCGTGCGCTCGACCGGTTTCGACGCCGTCGCGGCCGAAGGCGGCAGCGCAGCGGTCGAAAAGATCGAAGCCGCAGCCGACGTAGGCATCTCGCAGTTCGTGAGCCGCGAAGTGACGAAGCTCGATCGTCCGGAACTGACGTCGGCAAACATCATCGTGTCGGGCGGCCGGGGTCTCGGCAGCGGCGAGAACTACACGAAGGTGCTGGAGCCTTTGGCAGACAAGCTCGGTGCAGCGATGGGCGCATCGCGTGCAGCCGTCGATGCGGGCTACGTGCCGAACGACTATCAGGTTGGTCAGACGGGCAAGATCGTCGCGCCGCAACTGTATATCGCGGTCGGCATTTCGGGTGCGATCCAGCACCTTGCGGGCATGAAGGACTCGAAGGTGATCGTCGCGATCAACAAGGATAAAGAAGCGCCGATTTTCAGCGTCGCGGATTACAGCCTCGTCGGTGACCTGTTCACCGTCGTGCCCGAACTCGTCGGAAGCCTATGA